The DNA segment GTAAAAGCCGAGGAAATCCGCCGGACTCTCTTAGGTATCAAAAGTGTAAAAAAAGTCGATCTCTTAGGCGTTCAGCCGGAGAAAATCTATATTGAAATTGAAAACAGCAAATTATCCCAACTAGGTATCGATCCTGCCGTAATCAGCAGCGCCATTAAATCGCAAAGCAGCATGACCGCTTCCGGTATGATCGAAACCAACAGCGACAATGTCTATTTGCGGGTTACCGGCCTATTTACCAATATGGAAGATTTGCGCAATCTGCCTATCCGGGTTAACGACCGCACCTTCCGCCTGCAGGATATCGCCACGATTACCCGCAGTTACAGTGACCCCATCGAACCTAAAATGTATTTTAACGGCCAACCGGCTATCGGTATTGCCCTTTCTATGGAAAAGGGCGGCAATATCCTGACCTTGGGAGACAACTTGGCGGAAACCATTAGTAAAATAAAACAGGATATGCCGCTAGGCCTTGAATTAAGCCAGGTGTCCAATCAACCGGAAGTAGTTAAGGACTCTATCGGCGAATTTGTAAAATCACTAAAGGAAGCCATTTTTATTGTTTTGTTGGTCAGCTTTCTAAGCCTCGGTTTCCGTTCCGGTATTGTAGTAGCCCTGTGCATTCCATTGGTTATCGCCGGAATCTTTGTCTTTATGCAAATTTTCGGTATTGATCTTCACAAGGTATCGCTGGGAGCCTTAATTATTTCACTGGGACTCCTGGTAGACGACGCGATCATTTCGGTGGAAATGATGACAGTAAAACTGGAACAGGGCTGGGGGCGCTTCGAAGCCGCCTGTTACGCCTATACGGCAACGGCCTTCCCTATGCTGACCGGAACGCTGATTACCTGTGCCGGTTTTATTCCGGTCGGTTTCTCCCAGGGATCGGCTGCGGAGTTTACTAGCAGCTTATTCACGGTAGTCACCATCGCGCTTCTCTTATCCTGGATCGTTTCTGTCATGGTAACTCCGCTCCTGGGCTACCGGCTAATCAAAACCAAAGAAAACGGCCACGATGACCAAGCTATGTATGACTCCCGGTTCTACCGGCTGTTCCGGAAAACCCTGACCTGGTGCCTGCATCATCGTAAACTGGTCTTAGGTATTACCGTCGCTAGCTTTATTCTCTCTCTAGGTTTACTCAAATTAGTCAAACAGGAATTTTTCCCGCCTTCGGTTCGGCCGGAAATCATTGTGGAATTGACCCTGCCCGAAGGGTCCTCGCTGCAAGCGACCGAAAATGTATCCAAACAATTTTCCAATGCCCTGGCCAATGATCCGAATATTGCCAGCTACAGTTATTACGTCGGTCAGGGATCACCCCGTTTTGTCCTGACCACCGATCCCAAGCTGCCGGCCAACAATTACTCGCAATTCGTCATTGTAGCGAAAGACCTGGAAGCCCGTCAGGTTCTGCAGGATAAAATCAACACATTATTCGCCGAACAATTTTCCGAGGTACGGGGCCATGTAAAGCTCATTCAAACCGGTCCGCCTTCTCCTTATCCCGTCATGCTGCGTGTCAGCGGCTACGACCATGAAAAGGTTCGGGACATTGCCAACCAGGTGCAGCAAGCTATGCTAGCCAATCCTAATCTGACTCATGTAAACCTTGACTGGAATGAAAAAACGAAAACCATGCACCTGGCCGTCGACCCCGATAAAGCAAGAATACTGGGCATCAACAGCCAAAGCCTGGCCGCGGATTTACAAACTCAACTATCCGGTGTTACAGTAGGCGAATTTTATGAACAGGATAAGACCGTTGGCATTGTCCTGCGCATGGATGCGGCCGATCGAAAAAATCTGGAAACTATCAAAGATTTGCCCATCCATATTGGCAACGGTAAATTCGTGCCCCTTGACCAGATAGCCACCATCAGCTACGCTGCCGAAGACGGGTTGATCTGGCGGCGGGATTTAAAACCAACCATTACGGTTCAGGCCGATGTAGCTTCAAACATCACCGGTAATGACGCCACTAAGCAGGCTTATGAACAGCTCAAACCGCTTCGCGACTCCCTGCCTGCCGGCTATAGTATTCAAATCGGCGGTTCACTGGAAAGAAGTCAGCAATCTATGGAATTTTTGCTGCAACCCGTGCCGGTTATGCTATTGTTGATTGTCACCCTATTGATGATTCAACTACAGCGAATTCCCCTGATGATTCTTACCTTGTTAACTGCTCCGCTGGGCATTATTGGTGTCAGCCTGTCCATGCTGCTTACGCTGCGTCCTATGGGCTTTGTAGCTGAACTGGGTGTTCTTGCCCTCAGCGGTATGATTATCCGCAACTCGGTCATTTTAATCGACCAAATTGAGCAGCATATTAAAACAGGCCAATCCCCTTGGGATGCCATTATTGATTCGGCGGTGCTGCGCTTCCGTCCCATTATGTTGACCGCTGCGGCCGCCATCCTGGGCATGCTGCCGCTGGTTCCCAGCAACTTCTGGGGCCCCATGGCCGTAGCCATTGCCGGCGGACTGCTCGGCGCCACCATTCTGACGCTGCTGGTGCTGCCTACCATGTACGCCGCCTGGTTTAAGGTAAAACAGGAAGTAAAATAAATAAGCCCATAGCTTTCTTCCCGGATATCTTTAGCCAAATTAAAATCTTATAAACTAAAAAGGATTAGGTTCATCTCAACGATGACCTAATCCTTTTTCTATCCTGAAGCAACGTATCTATATATCCAGATTCCTTACATTATGGGCATGTTCCTCAATAAAGTTCCGCCGCGGCTCTACCTTATCGCCCATTAGTACCGAAAAGATTGCATCGGCAGCCATGGCATCCTCCAGGGTTACCCGCAAGATAGTACGCCCTTCCGGATTCATCGTTGTATCCCACAATTGTTCGGGATTCATTTCGCCTAAGCCTTTATACCGTTGCACATTGATACTGTCGCGGCCAATCCGGCTAAGCAATTGGTCCATTTCCTCATCACTGTACAGATACCAGCTTTCCCGGCCTTTTTTAACTAAATACAAAGGCGGCTGAGCGATATATACCTTGCCTGATTCAATCAGCGGCTGCATATAGCGATAAAAGAATGTCAGTAACAGCGTTCTGATATGGGCACCGTCTACATCGGCATCGGTCATGATAATAATCCGGCCATATCTTCTTTTTTCCAAATCAAATTCATCACTGATACCACAGCCAAAAGCGGTAATCATCGCCCGGATTTCTTCGTTATTTAAAATCTTATCCAGCCGGGCCTTTTCCACATTTAGGATTTTACCCCTGAGCGGCAAAATAGCCTGAAATCTGCGATCCCGTCCTTGCTTGGCTGAACCACCGGCTGAATCACCTTCGACCAGATAAATTTCCGTTTGATCAGGGTCCTTTAACGAACAATCGGCCAGCTTGCCCGGCAGCGAGCTTACTTCCAGGGCATTTTTCCGGCGGGTCAATTCCCTTGCCTTTCTGGCAGCTTCCCTGGCCCGGGAAGCCATAATGGTTTTCTCAATGATCTTTTTGGTAACTGAAGGATTTTCCTCAAAAAATTCACTCAGTCCCTCGGAAACGATGGTATCGACAATCCCCCGTACTTCACTGTTGCCCAGCTTAGTTTTGGTCTGTCCCTCAAACTGAGGCTCCTGGATTTTAACACTGATTACGGCAGTCAAGCCTTCCCGGATATCCTCGCCGCTCAGATTCTCATCATTGTCCTTGAGCATGTTTAATTTACGGGCAAAATCATTAATCGACCTGGTCAGGGCGATCTTAAAACCGCTTAAATGAGTTCCGCCCTCCTGAGTGTTGATATTATTAACAAAACTAAAGATATTTTCCACATAACCGTCATTATACTGCAATGCCAGTTCGGCCAGCGTTGTATCCTTCGAACCTTTTAAATAAATTGGTTTGGGATGAAGCGGATCTTTTGTCTTATTCAAATGCTCCACAAAAGAGACGATACCGCCTTCGTAATGAAAATTTTCGTTTACGCCGGTCCGCTCATCGGACAGGACGATATTCAAGCCCTTGTTTAAAAAGGCCAATTCCCGCAACCGCTGTTTTAAAATATCAAAATGATATTCCGTTTCCTCAAAGATATCCGGATCAGGCTTAAAGGTAACCTTAGTGCCGGTTTCCCCAGTTGTGCCTATAACTTTCAGTTCTTCAACCGTATTGCCCCGTTCAAAACGGATGGTATACACCTTGCCGTCCCGTTTTACTTCCACTTCCAAATGCATACTCAGGGCATTAACAACCGAAACACCGACGCCATGCAAACCGCCAGACACTTTATAACCTTCGCCGCCGAATTTACCGCCGGCATGCAGCACGGTCAGCACCACTTCTACTGCCGGTTTGCCGGTTTCGTGCATATCGACCGGAATGCCCCGGCCATTATCAATAACAGTGATGCTGTTATCCTGGTGAATAGTTACATCTACCTTGGTGCAATAACCGGCCAAAGCTTCATCAATACTGTTATCCACTACTTCGTAAACCAGATGATGCAATCCTCGGGAAGACGTACTGCCTATATACATACCGGGACGCTTACGTACTGCCTCTAAGCCCTCCAGTACCTGTATCTGCCCCGCTCCATAATTTCCATTTACCGTAATATCTTCATTCACTCTGCTATGTACCTCCCGCCATCAATTTCAAACGCAATATAAACCGTGCTTATATCACGGTTTATCATTCTTCCTCTTCTTCCGGAATTTGTCCGGCCCGTTTTTTTAGAGTTAAGGAGGAAATAGCCGATAAGTAAACAACCTTATCTGTCAACACAAAACTTTTCGGATTATTATCGGAAATATCAACAATCATTTGCTCTTCCCTCATGGTTTTCAAAAACTCATGATTGATACCGGACTTTACTGTTCTTAAATCATTAATCGAAATGACATTTTTGAGTGGAATGACAGTATCAGCTCCTAGGTGCAAAAACATGTTGTTTCCTCCTGAATTTTTCCAAAGTATGATC comes from the Propionispora hippei DSM 15287 genome and includes:
- a CDS encoding efflux RND transporter permease subunit codes for the protein MSRLNLTEWSLNHKQLVYFFIAIIFMAGIFSYQKLGRMEDPDFVIRQMIVSVAWPGATAREMEEQVTDKLEKKLQDTPGIDYLKSYSQPGQAVIYVTLKDTVKEKDIRPTWLEIRNMVNDIKSTLPSGVVGPFFNDRFDDVFGCIYALTADSGYSYEDMRVKAEEIRRTLLGIKSVKKVDLLGVQPEKIYIEIENSKLSQLGIDPAVISSAIKSQSSMTASGMIETNSDNVYLRVTGLFTNMEDLRNLPIRVNDRTFRLQDIATITRSYSDPIEPKMYFNGQPAIGIALSMEKGGNILTLGDNLAETISKIKQDMPLGLELSQVSNQPEVVKDSIGEFVKSLKEAIFIVLLVSFLSLGFRSGIVVALCIPLVIAGIFVFMQIFGIDLHKVSLGALIISLGLLVDDAIISVEMMTVKLEQGWGRFEAACYAYTATAFPMLTGTLITCAGFIPVGFSQGSAAEFTSSLFTVVTIALLLSWIVSVMVTPLLGYRLIKTKENGHDDQAMYDSRFYRLFRKTLTWCLHHRKLVLGITVASFILSLGLLKLVKQEFFPPSVRPEIIVELTLPEGSSLQATENVSKQFSNALANDPNIASYSYYVGQGSPRFVLTTDPKLPANNYSQFVIVAKDLEARQVLQDKINTLFAEQFSEVRGHVKLIQTGPPSPYPVMLRVSGYDHEKVRDIANQVQQAMLANPNLTHVNLDWNEKTKTMHLAVDPDKARILGINSQSLAADLQTQLSGVTVGEFYEQDKTVGIVLRMDAADRKNLETIKDLPIHIGNGKFVPLDQIATISYAAEDGLIWRRDLKPTITVQADVASNITGNDATKQAYEQLKPLRDSLPAGYSIQIGGSLERSQQSMEFLLQPVPVMLLLIVTLLMIQLQRIPLMILTLLTAPLGIIGVSLSMLLTLRPMGFVAELGVLALSGMIIRNSVILIDQIEQHIKTGQSPWDAIIDSAVLRFRPIMLTAAAAILGMLPLVPSNFWGPMAVAIAGGLLGATILTLLVLPTMYAAWFKVKQEVK
- the gyrB gene encoding DNA topoisomerase (ATP-hydrolyzing) subunit B; this translates as MNEDITVNGNYGAGQIQVLEGLEAVRKRPGMYIGSTSSRGLHHLVYEVVDNSIDEALAGYCTKVDVTIHQDNSITVIDNGRGIPVDMHETGKPAVEVVLTVLHAGGKFGGEGYKVSGGLHGVGVSVVNALSMHLEVEVKRDGKVYTIRFERGNTVEELKVIGTTGETGTKVTFKPDPDIFEETEYHFDILKQRLRELAFLNKGLNIVLSDERTGVNENFHYEGGIVSFVEHLNKTKDPLHPKPIYLKGSKDTTLAELALQYNDGYVENIFSFVNNINTQEGGTHLSGFKIALTRSINDFARKLNMLKDNDENLSGEDIREGLTAVISVKIQEPQFEGQTKTKLGNSEVRGIVDTIVSEGLSEFFEENPSVTKKIIEKTIMASRAREAARKARELTRRKNALEVSSLPGKLADCSLKDPDQTEIYLVEGDSAGGSAKQGRDRRFQAILPLRGKILNVEKARLDKILNNEEIRAMITAFGCGISDEFDLEKRRYGRIIIMTDADVDGAHIRTLLLTFFYRYMQPLIESGKVYIAQPPLYLVKKGRESWYLYSDEEMDQLLSRIGRDSINVQRYKGLGEMNPEQLWDTTMNPEGRTILRVTLEDAMAADAIFSVLMGDKVEPRRNFIEEHAHNVRNLDI
- the remB gene encoding extracellular matrix regulator RemB, with amino-acid sequence MFLHLGADTVIPLKNVISINDLRTVKSGINHEFLKTMREEQMIVDISDNNPKSFVLTDKVVYLSAISSLTLKKRAGQIPEEEEE